The Clostridia bacterium sequence TCCCAGGTGGTGAACCTGGAAACCGAAGCAGTTCGCTTCCTCTACCGGGTCCAGCGCGGCTTTGGCATCGATGGCCGGGTGGATGGCATCCTTTACCGGCAGGTCTTGGCCGCCTATAACCATATATACGCTCCCGCCCACCCGGAGTGGGCAGCCAACTTTTTGTCCTTGGCCAGCGGCCACGAAAGACTAAAAGCAGCTGGCCAAACCGTTTAGAAGTAAACGTTTTTTCGGAGAAGGAGAGTTTAACCGTGGCAGTAGGAGAAAGACTGAGGAAGCTTAGAGAAGAGCGTGGTATGTCCCTGGAGGAGCTAGCCGACCGCCTGGATATTCCACCTGATTGTATGGCCGAAATCGAGCGCGGAACCCGGCACCTGTCGGCCAGCACCTTGGCGGAAGTGGCCAGCCTCTTGG is a genomic window containing:
- a CDS encoding cobyrinic acid a,c-diamide synthase codes for the protein SQVVNLETEAVRFLYRVQRGFGIDGRVDGILYRQVLAAYNHIYAPAHPEWAANFLSLASGHERLKAAGQTV